The segment GAGTCATCGGGTGATTGGGTCATTGTGTAATTTGGTAATTGTGCAATTCAAAAATTACTTCAATTACGCAATTACCCGATTACACAATTATTCAATCCGATTTTCATGCGCATTACCCGCCTAGACCGCACTCAAGTTGACGCCGAATCACAGGCCGTCTATGACGACTTCATGAAAGAACGCGGCAACGTGCCGAACATGTTCCGCAGCGCCGCCCACCGGCCGGAGATCATGCGCACCATGGTGGCGCACTTCCGCGCGGTCATGAATACCGGCACGGT is part of the Terriglobales bacterium genome and harbors:
- a CDS encoding carboxymuconolactone decarboxylase family protein: MRITRLDRTQVDAESQAVYDDFMKERGNVPNMFRSAAHRPEIMRTMVAHFRAVMNTGTVTKKLKELVIVRTTQLNRCEY